A region from the Brassica napus cultivar Da-Ae chromosome C8, Da-Ae, whole genome shotgun sequence genome encodes:
- the LOC106403580 gene encoding probable LRR receptor-like serine/threonine-protein kinase At1g51820 isoform X1 — MERHCVFIATAVMMIYLVQAQDTTGFINVDCGLPPYESPYNTTTTGLAYTSDTDFVNSGKTGRIAKEFEPDYDEPILTLRYFPEGIRNCYHLNVTRDINYMIKATFVYGNYDNANDDPSFDLYFGPIFWVTVSSNNTREEIIHVTKSNSLQVCLVRTGATVPFINVLELRPLPKTDYVTPRGGSLNLIFRVYLSNSGFGIRYPEDIYDRTWNSYFDKELWAEVTTNLTVNVDKSNELPHGVMATGATPLNEKDALNMTWDVEPPTAKSYIYMYFAELKTLRANDTREFNMTLNGKYLSGPYSPIPLEAQTITAEEQQCDEGACLLQLVKTLNSSLPPLLNAMEIFTVIDFPQMETNDDDVAGIKSIQDTYGLSRISWQGDPCVPEKFLWDGLNCDNSKNSSPPIITSLDLSSSNLTGNITQAIENLSHLQKLNLSNNNLTGEIPEFLAYIKSLLVIDLTGNNFTGSVPPSLLQKKGMELNVDNNPHLLCAADSCVNKEENGHTKKSIVVPVVASISSLAVLVVAIFIFLVLKKKKAAKVEGRRPSYMNASHSGSSQPEIMMKNRRFTYSEVMSMTNNFQRVIGKGGFGIVYHGFVNGTEQVAVKILSHSSSQGYKQFKAEVELLLRVHHKNLVSLVGYCDEGENLTLIYEYMANGDLKEHMSGTRNRFILNWGTRLKIVIEAAHGLEYLHNGCRPPMVHRDVKTTNILLNEHFEAKLADFGLSRSFPTEGETHVSTVVAGTPGYLDPEYYRTNWLTEKSDVYSFGIVLLEIITNRPVMDQSREKPHIAEWVGLMLTEGDITSIMDPSLNGLYDSGSVWKALELAMSCVNPSSTRRPTMSEVIIGLNECLANENSRGGAGRDMDSKSSIEVSLILGSEVSPTAR; from the exons ATGGAGAGACACTGTGTGTTCATTGCCACTGCTGTGATGATGATTTATCTTGTTCAAGCTCAAGATACAACTG GATTCATCAATGTGGATTGCGGTTTACCCCCTTATGAATCTCCTTACAACACAACCACGACCGGTTTAGCATATACATCAGATACCGATTTCGTTAACAGTGGGAAAACTGGTAGAATCGCCAAAGAATTTGAACCGGACTACGATGAGCCCATTTTGACACTCAGATATTTTCCAGAAGGAATAAGAAACTGCTACCATCTAAATGTGACCCGGGACATCAACTATATGATCAAGGCCACATTCGTATATGGGAATTACGATAATGCTAATGACGACCCGAGCTTCGACCTTTATTTCGGTCCAATTTTTTGGGTAACGGTGAGTAGTAATAATACTAGAGAGGAGATCATCCATGTGACGAAATCCAATTCGTTACAGGTATGTCTTGTTAGGACAGGAGCAACTGTACCTTTCATAAATGTCTTGGAGCTACGACCATTGCCGAAAACTGATTATGTTACACCAAGGGGCGGGTCGTTGAACCTTATATTCAGGGTGTATCTTAGCAATTCCGGTTTTGGAATACG GTATCCAGAAGATATCTATGACAGAACATGGAATTCATACTTCGATAAGGAGTTATGGGCAGAAGTAACAACGAATCTGACAGTAAACGTTGATAAAAGTAATGAATTACCACATGGCGTAATGGCAACGGGCGCAACACCTCTAAACGAGAAAGACGCATTGAACATGACATGGGACGTTGAGCctccaactgcaaagtcttacATCTACATGTACTTTGCAGAACTTAAGACTCTAAGGGCCAACGATACAAGGGAATTTAATATGACGCTGAATGGAAAATATCTATCTGGACCTTATAGTCCCATACCATTAGAAGCCCAAACCATCACAGCCGAAGAGCAGCAATGCGATGAAGGGGCATGTCTTTTGCAGCTTGTGAAGACGTTAAACTCATCTCTTCCGCCTCTACTTAATGCTATGGAGATTTTCACTGTGATTGATTTCCCCCAAATGGAGACAAATGACGATGACG TTGCTGGCATAAAGAGTATTCAAGATACTTATGGATTGAGTAGAATAAGTTGGCAAGGAGATCCGTGTGTCCCCGAAAAGTTTTTGTGGGACGGCCTAAACTGCGACAACTCAAAAAATTCGTCGCCACCAATAATCACTTCCTT AGACTTATCTTCAAGTAATTTAACCGGGAACATCACGCAAGCCATTGAAAATCTCTCTCACCTTCAAAAATT GAACTTGTCAAATAACAATTTGACTGGAGAAATACCTGAATTTCTGGCTTACATAAAATCACTCTTGGTCAT AGACTTGACTGGTAATAATTTCACTGGCTCGGTTCCTCCCTCACTTCTTCAGAAAAAAGGAATGGAGTTAAA TGTCGACAACAACCCGCATCTTCTGTGCGCAGCTGATTCATGTGTGAACAAAGAAGAGAATGGACATACGAAAAAGAGTATTGTTGTACCAGTGGTTGCATCAATTTCCTCACTAGCCGTTCTTGTAGTTGCAATCTTCATATTCCTAgttctcaaaaagaaaaaggcaGCAAAAGTTGAAG GGCGAAGACCATCATATATGAACGCGTCACATAGTGGATCATCTCAACCGGAAATAATGATGAAGAATAGAAGGTTTACTTACTCAGAAGTTATGTCGATGACAAATAACTTCCAAAGAGTCATTGGTAAAGGAGGGTTTGGAATTGTTTATCATGGTTTTGTGAACGGTACAGAACAAGTAGCTGTTAAGATTCTTTCTCATTCATCATCTCAAGGATATAAGCAATTCAAAGCTGAG gtAGAACTTCTTCTTAGAGTTCATCACAAGAATTTGGTCAGTCTTGTTGGATATTGTGACGAAGGAGAGAACTTGACTCTCATTTATGAATACATGGCCAATGGAGATTTAAAAGAACATATGTCAG GGACACGTAACCGCTTTATTTTAAATTGGGGAACTAGACTAAAAATAGTCATCGAAGCTGCACATG GACTCGAGTATTTGCATAATGGATGCAGACCGCCAATGGTTCACAGAGACGTCAAAACAACAAATATATTGTTGAATGAACACTTTGAGGCGAAACTTGCTGATTTTGGGCTTTCAAGGTCATTTCCTACCGAAGGTGAAACTCATGTGTCAACAGTTGTTGCTGGTACTCCTGGATATCTAGATCCTGA ATACTATAGAACAAACTGGTTGACAGAGAAGAGTGATGTTTATAGTTTTGGGATTGTACTATTGGAGATCATCACAAACCGACCTGTGATGGACCAAAGCCGTGAAAAGCCACATATAGCAGAATGGGTGGGGTTAATGCTTACAGAAGGAGACATCACAAGCATTATGGATCCAAGTCTAAATGGACTTTATGATTCTGGTTCCGTTTGGAAAGCTCTTGAGCTAGCAATGTCTTGCGTGAATCCTTCTTCAACGAGAAGACCTACCATGTCTGAAGTTATTATTGGATTAAACGAGTGTCTAGCAAATGAAAATTCAAGAGGAGGAGCGGGTAGGGACATGGATTCAAAGAGTTCCATAGAAGTGAGCTTGATCCTTGGTAGTGAAGTGAGCCCAACGGCTCGGTAG
- the LOC106455038 gene encoding uncharacterized protein LOC106455038 isoform X1: protein MEVKKANRKKTNGNVGPLDLNEPKSRNQYSFSKSIKENETMVEEMEQQMLQLQRKITEKKMYHEKAISTLKNNMRFGRIYNEKWARIEDDQYSFQSDCLKKMELDKITFANNAYRDKKAVTSFSSGKREINVHNLNHRMLHEAKSMDGERSLLKMLNPSKDDDSYQFSINQIEDQMWNLQRWMKWPEYYNNQGTMDREECERKVKELEWEKYQGFFNAPCKASLWNSLPSTKVLRNQIQAMETRDEEKRKMVLVRRKKIESKERKIKKAEKEIKSMNKMVEMISNRKQRALEAISHEKKLCSI, encoded by the exons ATGGAGGTCAAAAAAGCTAATAGAAAGAAAACTAATGGAAATGTAGGACCTCTGGATCTCAATGAACCCAAGAGTAGGAACCAATACAGCTTTTCGAAGTCGATAAAAGAGAATGAGACGATGGTAGAGGAGATGGAACAACAAATGCTTCAACTCCAAAGAAAAATTACAGAGAAAAAG ATGTATCATGAAAAGGCCATCTCTACACTAAAAAACAACATGCGATTCGGAAGGATTTATAATGAAAAATGGGCACGGATCGAGGATGACCAATACTCTTTCCAATCAGATTGTCTTAAGAAGATGGAGCTAGACAAGATAACTTTTGCTAATAACGCATATCGTGACAAGAAAGCTGTTACATCATTCTCGTCTGGGAAACGAGAGATTAACGTCCAT AACCTAAACCATCGGATGTTACACGAGGCAAAAAGCATGGATGGTGAGCGAAGCCTCCTCAAGATGCTGAATCCAAGTAAAGATGACGACTCCTATCAGTTTTCTATTAACCAAATTGAAGATCAG ATGTGGAACTTACAAAGGTGGATGAAATGGCCAGAATATTACAATAACCAAGGGACAATGGACAGAGAAGAATGTGAGAGAAAGGTAAAAGAACTTGAATGGGAGAAATATCAAGGATTTTTTAATGCTCCTTGTAAAGCTTCTCTATGGAATTCATTACCTTCTACCAAAGTCTTACGCAACCAGATTCAG gCTATGGAGACAAGAGATGAAGAAAAGAGGAAAATGGTTTTGgtaagaagaaagaagatagagtccaaagaaagaaagataaaaaaggCAGAGAAAGAGATCAAGTCTATGAATAAAATGGTGGAGATGATAAGCAACAGAAAGCAGAGAGCCTTGGAAGCCATTTCACACGAAAAAAAGTTGTGTAGTATTTGA
- the LOC106403582 gene encoding branchpoint-bridging protein has product MESSSKHMVSLLKIESPTSGWVKPLKDLLKTIDGVAFKIDKRSKTVYIYGKTNPEIILEKIAKAGQKAEIVWSDHKQRKKPLDNQRGHPMQQCNNYHQQYYNGPPPPWMYQQPPPYQSYALPPPYPLQLNPPPPLPVPSGPQPKEPAAKSFPPTPPPPKNFTMGDLHPGCGIM; this is encoded by the exons ATGGAATCATCTTCTAAGCACATG GTAAGTCTCTTGAAGATTGAATCTCCTACGTCCGGATGGGTGAAACCCTTGAAAGATTTGCTCAAAACCATTGATG GTGTTGCTTTCAAGATAGACAAACGAAGTAAAACGGTATACATATATGGGAAAACCAATCCAGAAATAATACTTGAAAAGATTGCAAAAGCAGGCCAAAAAGCTGAGATTGTATGGAGCGATCACAAACAACGCAAGAAACCTCTAGACAATCAAAGAGGACATCCGATGCAACAATGCAACAATTACCATCAACAGTATTACAATGGTCCTCCTCCTCCCTGGATGTATCAACAACCTCCACCGTATCAAAGTTATGCTCTTCCACCTCCATATCCACTTCAACTTAATCCCCCGCCGCCACTACCAGTACCAAGTGGTCCCCAGCCAAAGGAGCCTGCAGCTAAGAGTTTCCCGCCTACGCCACCTCCGCCTAAGAACTTTACTATGGGTGATTTACATCCAGGATGTGGGATCATGTGA
- the LOC106453806 gene encoding uncharacterized protein LOC106453806, with amino-acid sequence MYRPKKKKEMSLMKELKERNLLGEGEPVDIPDLENNDLIEENTMSVVALPPIWGLEDRVKGRGVGDNRAQFIFQCDRDLRFVLERGLWFVNGWIVSMDQWTPSPGPDFLNLIPFWIRICGIPIHLLKKQAVEGLISPLGKVDKVELHAKNSDSVEYVRAHAWIKADAPLQFRNTANFKTG; translated from the exons ATGTATcgaccgaagaagaagaaagagatgtcCTTAATGAAGGAGTTGAAGGAGCGTAATCTTCTCGGCGAAGGAGAACCGGTGGACATCCCAGATCTAGAAAACAATGACCTTATTGAAGAAAATACTATGAGCGTCGTT GCATTACCCCCGATTTGGGGTCTTGAGGACCGAGTTAAAGGTCGTGGAGTTGGAGACAACAGGGCGCAGTTCATCTTCCAGTGTGATAGAGACCTCAGATTTGTCTTGGAAAGGGGTCTGTGGTTTGTTAATGGCTGGATCGTCTCCATGGATCAGTGGACACCAAGCCCAGGGCCAGACTTCCTCAACCTCATTCCCTTCTGGATAAGGATATGTGGTATTCCGATTCACCTCCTCAAGAAGCAAGCTGTTGAAGGACTCATCTCACCATTGGGAAAAGTGGATAAAGTTGAGCTTCATGCAAAAAACTCAGACTCAGTGGAATATGTTAGAGCACACGCTTGGATTAAGGCTGATGCTCCTCTTCAGTTTCGAAATACTGCAAATTTCAAGACGGGATAA
- the LOC106455038 gene encoding uncharacterized protein LOC106455038 isoform X2, which translates to MEVKKANRKKTNGNVGPLDLNEPKSRNQYSFSKSIKENETMVEEMEQQMLQLQRKITEKKMYHEKAISTLKNNMRFGRIYNEKWARIEDDQYSFQSDCLKKMELDKITFANNAYRDKKAVTSFSSGKREINNLNHRMLHEAKSMDGERSLLKMLNPSKDDDSYQFSINQIEDQMWNLQRWMKWPEYYNNQGTMDREECERKVKELEWEKYQGFFNAPCKASLWNSLPSTKVLRNQIQAMETRDEEKRKMVLVRRKKIESKERKIKKAEKEIKSMNKMVEMISNRKQRALEAISHEKKLCSI; encoded by the exons ATGGAGGTCAAAAAAGCTAATAGAAAGAAAACTAATGGAAATGTAGGACCTCTGGATCTCAATGAACCCAAGAGTAGGAACCAATACAGCTTTTCGAAGTCGATAAAAGAGAATGAGACGATGGTAGAGGAGATGGAACAACAAATGCTTCAACTCCAAAGAAAAATTACAGAGAAAAAG ATGTATCATGAAAAGGCCATCTCTACACTAAAAAACAACATGCGATTCGGAAGGATTTATAATGAAAAATGGGCACGGATCGAGGATGACCAATACTCTTTCCAATCAGATTGTCTTAAGAAGATGGAGCTAGACAAGATAACTTTTGCTAATAACGCATATCGTGACAAGAAAGCTGTTACATCATTCTCGTCTGGGAAACGAGAGATTAAC AACCTAAACCATCGGATGTTACACGAGGCAAAAAGCATGGATGGTGAGCGAAGCCTCCTCAAGATGCTGAATCCAAGTAAAGATGACGACTCCTATCAGTTTTCTATTAACCAAATTGAAGATCAG ATGTGGAACTTACAAAGGTGGATGAAATGGCCAGAATATTACAATAACCAAGGGACAATGGACAGAGAAGAATGTGAGAGAAAGGTAAAAGAACTTGAATGGGAGAAATATCAAGGATTTTTTAATGCTCCTTGTAAAGCTTCTCTATGGAATTCATTACCTTCTACCAAAGTCTTACGCAACCAGATTCAG gCTATGGAGACAAGAGATGAAGAAAAGAGGAAAATGGTTTTGgtaagaagaaagaagatagagtccaaagaaagaaagataaaaaaggCAGAGAAAGAGATCAAGTCTATGAATAAAATGGTGGAGATGATAAGCAACAGAAAGCAGAGAGCCTTGGAAGCCATTTCACACGAAAAAAAGTTGTGTAGTATTTGA
- the LOC106403580 gene encoding probable LRR receptor-like serine/threonine-protein kinase At1g51820 isoform X2 has product MERHCVFIATAVMMIYLVQAQDTTGFINVDCGLPPYESPYNTTTTGLAYTSDTDFVNSGKTGRIAKEFEPDYDEPILTLRYFPEGIRNCYHLNVTRDINYMIKATFVYGNYDNANDDPSFDLYFGPIFWVTVCLVRTGATVPFINVLELRPLPKTDYVTPRGGSLNLIFRVYLSNSGFGIRYPEDIYDRTWNSYFDKELWAEVTTNLTVNVDKSNELPHGVMATGATPLNEKDALNMTWDVEPPTAKSYIYMYFAELKTLRANDTREFNMTLNGKYLSGPYSPIPLEAQTITAEEQQCDEGACLLQLVKTLNSSLPPLLNAMEIFTVIDFPQMETNDDDVAGIKSIQDTYGLSRISWQGDPCVPEKFLWDGLNCDNSKNSSPPIITSLDLSSSNLTGNITQAIENLSHLQKLNLSNNNLTGEIPEFLAYIKSLLVIDLTGNNFTGSVPPSLLQKKGMELNVDNNPHLLCAADSCVNKEENGHTKKSIVVPVVASISSLAVLVVAIFIFLVLKKKKAAKVEGRRPSYMNASHSGSSQPEIMMKNRRFTYSEVMSMTNNFQRVIGKGGFGIVYHGFVNGTEQVAVKILSHSSSQGYKQFKAEVELLLRVHHKNLVSLVGYCDEGENLTLIYEYMANGDLKEHMSGTRNRFILNWGTRLKIVIEAAHGLEYLHNGCRPPMVHRDVKTTNILLNEHFEAKLADFGLSRSFPTEGETHVSTVVAGTPGYLDPEYYRTNWLTEKSDVYSFGIVLLEIITNRPVMDQSREKPHIAEWVGLMLTEGDITSIMDPSLNGLYDSGSVWKALELAMSCVNPSSTRRPTMSEVIIGLNECLANENSRGGAGRDMDSKSSIEVSLILGSEVSPTAR; this is encoded by the exons ATGGAGAGACACTGTGTGTTCATTGCCACTGCTGTGATGATGATTTATCTTGTTCAAGCTCAAGATACAACTG GATTCATCAATGTGGATTGCGGTTTACCCCCTTATGAATCTCCTTACAACACAACCACGACCGGTTTAGCATATACATCAGATACCGATTTCGTTAACAGTGGGAAAACTGGTAGAATCGCCAAAGAATTTGAACCGGACTACGATGAGCCCATTTTGACACTCAGATATTTTCCAGAAGGAATAAGAAACTGCTACCATCTAAATGTGACCCGGGACATCAACTATATGATCAAGGCCACATTCGTATATGGGAATTACGATAATGCTAATGACGACCCGAGCTTCGACCTTTATTTCGGTCCAATTTTTTGGGTAACG GTATGTCTTGTTAGGACAGGAGCAACTGTACCTTTCATAAATGTCTTGGAGCTACGACCATTGCCGAAAACTGATTATGTTACACCAAGGGGCGGGTCGTTGAACCTTATATTCAGGGTGTATCTTAGCAATTCCGGTTTTGGAATACG GTATCCAGAAGATATCTATGACAGAACATGGAATTCATACTTCGATAAGGAGTTATGGGCAGAAGTAACAACGAATCTGACAGTAAACGTTGATAAAAGTAATGAATTACCACATGGCGTAATGGCAACGGGCGCAACACCTCTAAACGAGAAAGACGCATTGAACATGACATGGGACGTTGAGCctccaactgcaaagtcttacATCTACATGTACTTTGCAGAACTTAAGACTCTAAGGGCCAACGATACAAGGGAATTTAATATGACGCTGAATGGAAAATATCTATCTGGACCTTATAGTCCCATACCATTAGAAGCCCAAACCATCACAGCCGAAGAGCAGCAATGCGATGAAGGGGCATGTCTTTTGCAGCTTGTGAAGACGTTAAACTCATCTCTTCCGCCTCTACTTAATGCTATGGAGATTTTCACTGTGATTGATTTCCCCCAAATGGAGACAAATGACGATGACG TTGCTGGCATAAAGAGTATTCAAGATACTTATGGATTGAGTAGAATAAGTTGGCAAGGAGATCCGTGTGTCCCCGAAAAGTTTTTGTGGGACGGCCTAAACTGCGACAACTCAAAAAATTCGTCGCCACCAATAATCACTTCCTT AGACTTATCTTCAAGTAATTTAACCGGGAACATCACGCAAGCCATTGAAAATCTCTCTCACCTTCAAAAATT GAACTTGTCAAATAACAATTTGACTGGAGAAATACCTGAATTTCTGGCTTACATAAAATCACTCTTGGTCAT AGACTTGACTGGTAATAATTTCACTGGCTCGGTTCCTCCCTCACTTCTTCAGAAAAAAGGAATGGAGTTAAA TGTCGACAACAACCCGCATCTTCTGTGCGCAGCTGATTCATGTGTGAACAAAGAAGAGAATGGACATACGAAAAAGAGTATTGTTGTACCAGTGGTTGCATCAATTTCCTCACTAGCCGTTCTTGTAGTTGCAATCTTCATATTCCTAgttctcaaaaagaaaaaggcaGCAAAAGTTGAAG GGCGAAGACCATCATATATGAACGCGTCACATAGTGGATCATCTCAACCGGAAATAATGATGAAGAATAGAAGGTTTACTTACTCAGAAGTTATGTCGATGACAAATAACTTCCAAAGAGTCATTGGTAAAGGAGGGTTTGGAATTGTTTATCATGGTTTTGTGAACGGTACAGAACAAGTAGCTGTTAAGATTCTTTCTCATTCATCATCTCAAGGATATAAGCAATTCAAAGCTGAG gtAGAACTTCTTCTTAGAGTTCATCACAAGAATTTGGTCAGTCTTGTTGGATATTGTGACGAAGGAGAGAACTTGACTCTCATTTATGAATACATGGCCAATGGAGATTTAAAAGAACATATGTCAG GGACACGTAACCGCTTTATTTTAAATTGGGGAACTAGACTAAAAATAGTCATCGAAGCTGCACATG GACTCGAGTATTTGCATAATGGATGCAGACCGCCAATGGTTCACAGAGACGTCAAAACAACAAATATATTGTTGAATGAACACTTTGAGGCGAAACTTGCTGATTTTGGGCTTTCAAGGTCATTTCCTACCGAAGGTGAAACTCATGTGTCAACAGTTGTTGCTGGTACTCCTGGATATCTAGATCCTGA ATACTATAGAACAAACTGGTTGACAGAGAAGAGTGATGTTTATAGTTTTGGGATTGTACTATTGGAGATCATCACAAACCGACCTGTGATGGACCAAAGCCGTGAAAAGCCACATATAGCAGAATGGGTGGGGTTAATGCTTACAGAAGGAGACATCACAAGCATTATGGATCCAAGTCTAAATGGACTTTATGATTCTGGTTCCGTTTGGAAAGCTCTTGAGCTAGCAATGTCTTGCGTGAATCCTTCTTCAACGAGAAGACCTACCATGTCTGAAGTTATTATTGGATTAAACGAGTGTCTAGCAAATGAAAATTCAAGAGGAGGAGCGGGTAGGGACATGGATTCAAAGAGTTCCATAGAAGTGAGCTTGATCCTTGGTAGTGAAGTGAGCCCAACGGCTCGGTAG